One window of Pseudomonas sp. ML2-2023-3 genomic DNA carries:
- the hmpA gene encoding NO-inducible flavohemoprotein has product MLTAQDRAIVKSTVPLLESGGEGLITHFYRMMLSEYPQVRSLFNQANQASGDQPRALANGVLMYARHIDQLDQLGDLVAKIINKHVALQILPEHYPIVGSCLLRAIEEVLGSDIATPQVLSAWGAAYNQLADILIGAEAAIYDEKAAAPGGWRGGRAFKLAAKIQESAEITSFYFRPVDQQPILEFAPGQYIGLKLMIDGQEVRRNYSLSALAQVGRYRISVKRESGGVVSSFLHDRMNVGDTLELFPPAGDFTLTDSEKPLVLISGGVGITPTLTMLEAALATKRAIHFIHCARNADVHAFRTWVDELADQHPQLQRFYCYDEQGESANHVGLLTEEVLAQWLPQERDVDAYFLGPKGFMGAVKRHLKALGVPEEQSRYEFFGPAAELK; this is encoded by the coding sequence ATGCTTACTGCTCAGGATCGTGCCATCGTTAAATCCACCGTGCCATTGCTGGAAAGCGGCGGTGAGGGGCTGATCACTCATTTCTATCGCATGATGCTGTCGGAGTACCCGCAGGTGCGCTCGCTGTTCAACCAGGCCAACCAGGCCAGTGGCGACCAGCCCCGTGCATTGGCCAACGGCGTATTGATGTATGCACGGCACATCGACCAGCTCGACCAGTTGGGCGATCTGGTGGCCAAGATCATCAACAAGCATGTTGCGCTGCAAATCCTTCCTGAGCATTACCCGATTGTCGGCAGCTGCTTGCTGCGGGCGATTGAGGAAGTTCTGGGCAGCGATATCGCGACCCCTCAAGTATTGAGTGCCTGGGGCGCGGCCTATAACCAGCTGGCCGATATCCTGATCGGTGCCGAAGCCGCCATTTACGACGAAAAAGCGGCTGCCCCCGGCGGCTGGCGCGGCGGGCGAGCGTTCAAGCTGGCGGCCAAGATCCAGGAAAGCGCTGAGATCACCTCGTTTTACTTCCGTCCGGTCGATCAGCAGCCAATCCTTGAATTTGCTCCGGGTCAGTACATCGGCCTCAAGCTGATGATTGATGGTCAGGAAGTGCGCCGCAATTACTCACTTTCTGCGCTGGCCCAGGTCGGTCGCTACCGCATCAGCGTCAAGCGCGAGAGCGGCGGGGTCGTCTCCAGCTTTCTGCATGACCGGATGAACGTAGGCGACACCCTGGAACTGTTCCCGCCTGCGGGCGACTTCACCCTGACCGACAGCGAAAAACCGCTGGTGCTGATCAGCGGTGGCGTGGGTATTACGCCGACCCTGACGATGCTTGAGGCTGCGTTGGCGACTAAGCGTGCGATTCACTTTATCCACTGTGCCCGCAATGCCGATGTGCACGCCTTCCGCACCTGGGTAGATGAACTGGCCGATCAGCACCCTCAATTGCAGCGTTTTTACTGCTACGACGAGCAGGGCGAATCTGCAAATCATGTAGGGCTTTTGACTGAGGAAGTGCTGGCGCAATGGTTACCGCAAGAGCGCGACGTGGATGCATATTTCCTGGGGCCCAAAGGCTTCATGGGGGCTGTCAAGCGTCACCTCAAAGCACTGGGTGTGCCTGAGGAGCAAAGTCGCTACGAGTTCTTCGGCCCGGCGGCAGAGCTGAAGTAA
- a CDS encoding efflux RND transporter periplasmic adaptor subunit: MPTTTRKILLGTLVAALIGASLFWLNRPAPGKSAGAAPVPVRVVQVLQQDVPRYISGIGAVLSLHSVMIRPQIDGILTEIRVKEGQEVKAGDLLATLDDRSIKASLDQARAQLGQNQAQLQVALVDLKRYQLLSVDNGVSRQTLDQQQALVNQLKASAQGNQAAITAAQVQLSYTQIQSPVTGRVGIRTVDAGNFLRVSDSLGLFSVTQIDPIAVEFSLPQQQLPLLHDLLTAKDPARVKAFIGNADSSGTPLGEGRLSLIDNQVSATTGTIKVKAQFDNPKQTLWPGQLVNVQIQSGLAKNALVVPPQVVQRGLDNYFVYRVQADKVETVPVLLVYQDTEQSIITGVNPGDTLVSDGQSRLKPGSRVEILSEPTPAQVQP, encoded by the coding sequence ATGCCGACCACAACTAGAAAAATCTTGCTGGGCACCCTCGTTGCAGCCCTGATCGGTGCTTCACTCTTTTGGCTCAACCGCCCCGCACCCGGCAAGTCCGCGGGCGCAGCTCCAGTGCCGGTACGGGTTGTTCAAGTGCTGCAACAAGACGTACCGCGCTATATCAGCGGGATTGGCGCGGTGTTGTCACTGCACAGCGTGATGATCCGCCCGCAAATCGACGGCATTCTCACCGAGATACGGGTCAAGGAAGGCCAGGAGGTCAAGGCTGGCGATCTTCTGGCAACCCTGGATGACCGCTCGATCAAGGCCAGCCTCGACCAGGCCAGGGCCCAACTGGGACAGAATCAGGCGCAGCTGCAAGTGGCACTGGTCGACCTCAAGCGCTACCAGTTGTTGAGCGTGGACAACGGCGTATCCAGGCAAACCCTCGATCAGCAACAAGCGCTGGTCAACCAGCTCAAGGCCTCGGCGCAAGGTAATCAGGCGGCTATTACGGCGGCGCAGGTGCAGTTGTCGTACACGCAAATTCAATCACCCGTCACCGGCCGCGTGGGGATTCGAACAGTAGACGCGGGCAACTTCCTGCGGGTCAGCGATTCTCTGGGGCTGTTTTCCGTCACCCAGATCGACCCCATTGCCGTAGAGTTTTCGCTGCCCCAACAACAGCTCCCCCTGTTGCACGACTTGCTCACGGCCAAAGACCCGGCCCGGGTCAAAGCCTTTATCGGCAACGCCGACAGCAGCGGCACGCCGCTGGGTGAGGGCCGCTTGAGCCTGATCGACAATCAGGTCTCGGCAACCACTGGCACGATCAAGGTCAAAGCCCAGTTCGACAACCCCAAACAAACCCTGTGGCCCGGCCAGCTGGTCAATGTCCAGATCCAGTCAGGGCTGGCAAAGAATGCGCTGGTGGTCCCGCCTCAGGTGGTGCAGCGCGGGCTGGACAACTACTTCGTGTACAGGGTCCAGGCCGACAAGGTCGAAACGGTGCCTGTGCTGCTGGTCTATCAAGACACCGAGCAGAGCATCATCACCGGCGTCAATCCCGGGGACACACTGGTCAGCGATGGCCAGTCGCGGCTCAAGCCAGGCTCGCGGGTTGAAATATTGAGTGAGCCAACGCCCGCTCAGGTGCAGCCATGA
- a CDS encoding multidrug efflux RND transporter permease subunit, protein MTNSRSLSAWCVDHPVATVLLTFALVLVGLIAFPRLPIAPLPEAEFPTIQVSAQLPGASPDTMASSVATPLEVQFSAIPGMTQMTSSSALGSTTLTLQFTLDKSIDTAAQEVQAAINTASGKLPKDMPTLPTWKKVNPADSPVLILSISSLHMPGTELSDYVETLLARQISQIDGVGLINITGQQRPAIRVQASADKLAAIGLTLADIRLAIQQTSLNLAKGALYGPSSISTLSTNDQLFDADEYGQLIVSYKDGAPVQLRDVARVVNGAENDYVQAWSGHQPGLNLVISRQPGANIVETVDRIQAALPGLQAMLPASVEVTVLSDRTKTIRASLHEVEITLLIAVLLVVAVMALFLRQWSATLIVSAVLGVSLIASFALMYVLDFSLNNLTLVAIVVAVGFVVDDAIVVVENIHRHLEAGESMRDAAIKGSSEIGFTVVSISFSLVAAFIPLLFMGGVVGRLFKEFALTATSTILISVLVSLTLAPTLAALFMRSPVHKPDARPGFGERLLAGYEKILKRALAHQRLMLGIFGVTLAMAIAGYVLIPKGFFPVQDTGFVLGTSEAASDISFPDMTQKHLALANIISNDPAVQAFSHSVGVTGSNQTIANGRFWIALKDRSQRDVSASEFIDRIRPQLAKVPGIVLYLRAGQDINLSSGPSRSQYQYVLKSNDGPTLTTWTQRLTEKLRANPAFRDLSNDLQLGGSITHISIDRNAAARFGLTATDVDEALYDAFGQRQVNEFQTETNQYNVILEVDAQQRGKAESLGYFYLRSPLTGDMVPLSAVAKVDAPASGPLSISHDGMFPAANLSFNLAPGVALGDAVLMLNQAKNEIGMPSTISGNFQGAAQAFQSSLASQPWLILAALVAVYIILGVLYESFVHPLTIISTLPSAGLGALLMLWICGQDFSIMALIGLVLLIGIVKKNGILMIDFALDAQRNRGLSPEDAIYEACITRFRPIIMTTIAALLGALPLMLGYGTGAELRQPLGIAVAGGLLVSQALTLFTTPVIYLWLERLFHRSKPITEAGYARSDR, encoded by the coding sequence ATGACCAACAGCCGCTCGCTGTCCGCCTGGTGCGTCGACCACCCCGTCGCCACGGTGCTGCTGACGTTTGCACTGGTGCTCGTGGGGCTGATTGCCTTTCCACGCCTGCCAATCGCGCCATTGCCCGAAGCCGAGTTCCCGACCATTCAGGTGTCGGCACAGCTGCCGGGCGCCAGCCCGGACACGATGGCGTCGTCCGTGGCCACGCCGCTGGAAGTGCAGTTCAGCGCCATCCCCGGCATGACCCAGATGACCTCCAGCAGCGCGCTGGGCTCGACCACCCTGACCCTGCAATTCACCCTCGACAAAAGCATCGACACCGCCGCGCAAGAGGTTCAGGCGGCCATCAACACCGCGTCCGGCAAGTTACCCAAGGACATGCCGACCCTGCCGACTTGGAAGAAGGTCAACCCGGCCGACAGCCCGGTGCTGATACTGAGCATCAGTTCATTGCACATGCCCGGCACAGAACTCAGCGATTACGTCGAAACCCTGCTGGCACGCCAGATCAGCCAGATTGATGGCGTGGGCCTGATCAACATCACCGGCCAGCAACGCCCGGCGATCCGGGTCCAGGCCTCGGCCGACAAGCTGGCTGCCATTGGCCTGACCCTGGCCGATATTCGCCTGGCTATCCAGCAAACCAGCCTCAATCTGGCCAAGGGCGCGCTGTACGGCCCGTCGAGCATCTCCACCCTGTCGACCAACGATCAGTTGTTTGATGCGGACGAATACGGCCAATTGATCGTCTCGTACAAGGACGGCGCGCCCGTGCAACTGCGTGACGTGGCGCGAGTGGTCAACGGTGCAGAAAACGATTACGTACAAGCCTGGTCCGGGCACCAGCCGGGTCTGAATCTGGTGATCTCCCGCCAGCCGGGGGCGAACATCGTTGAAACCGTAGACCGCATCCAGGCCGCCCTGCCCGGCCTGCAAGCCATGCTCCCCGCCTCCGTCGAAGTGACCGTGCTGAGTGACCGCACCAAGACCATTCGCGCGTCCTTGCATGAGGTTGAAATCACCCTGCTGATTGCCGTGCTGCTGGTGGTTGCGGTGATGGCGCTGTTTTTGCGCCAGTGGTCCGCCACCCTGATTGTGTCGGCGGTGCTCGGGGTTTCGCTGATCGCAAGCTTTGCCCTGATGTATGTGCTGGACTTCAGTCTCAACAACCTGACACTGGTGGCGATTGTGGTCGCCGTGGGGTTTGTGGTCGACGATGCGATCGTGGTGGTGGAGAACATTCACCGCCATCTGGAAGCAGGCGAAAGCATGCGCGACGCCGCGATCAAGGGCTCCAGCGAGATTGGTTTTACCGTGGTCTCCATCAGCTTTTCGCTGGTGGCCGCGTTTATTCCATTGCTGTTTATGGGCGGCGTGGTCGGGCGGCTGTTCAAGGAGTTCGCCCTGACAGCGACCTCGACCATCCTGATTTCGGTACTGGTGTCACTGACCCTCGCCCCGACGCTGGCGGCCCTGTTTATGCGCTCGCCGGTGCACAAGCCAGATGCCAGGCCGGGCTTTGGCGAACGCTTGCTGGCGGGGTACGAAAAGATCTTGAAGCGCGCCCTGGCGCACCAGCGGTTGATGCTCGGCATTTTTGGCGTGACGCTGGCCATGGCCATCGCCGGGTATGTGCTGATCCCCAAGGGTTTCTTCCCGGTACAGGACACCGGCTTCGTGCTCGGCACCAGCGAAGCGGCGTCCGACATTTCGTTCCCTGACATGACACAAAAGCATCTGGCGCTGGCCAACATCATCAGCAACGACCCTGCGGTCCAGGCTTTTTCCCACTCCGTGGGCGTCACCGGCAGCAACCAGACCATCGCCAACGGCCGCTTCTGGATTGCCCTCAAGGACCGGAGCCAGCGCGATGTGTCGGCCAGCGAATTTATCGACCGGATTCGCCCGCAACTGGCCAAGGTGCCGGGCATCGTGCTGTATCTGCGCGCAGGCCAGGACATCAACCTCAGCTCGGGGCCAAGCCGCAGCCAGTATCAATACGTGCTCAAAAGCAACGACGGCCCGACGCTCACCACCTGGACCCAGCGCCTGACCGAAAAACTGCGCGCCAACCCGGCCTTTCGCGACTTGTCCAACGACCTGCAACTGGGCGGCAGCATCACCCACATCAGCATCGACCGGAACGCTGCAGCCCGCTTCGGCCTGACCGCCACCGATGTCGATGAAGCGCTGTATGACGCGTTCGGCCAGCGCCAGGTCAATGAATTCCAGACCGAGACCAACCAGTACAACGTCATTCTGGAGGTGGACGCGCAGCAGCGAGGCAAAGCCGAAAGCCTGGGCTACTTCTACCTGCGCTCGCCGCTGACCGGGGACATGGTGCCCCTGTCAGCCGTGGCCAAGGTAGACGCGCCTGCCAGCGGGCCGCTTTCGATCAGTCATGACGGCATGTTCCCGGCAGCCAACCTGTCGTTCAACCTCGCGCCCGGCGTGGCCTTGGGCGATGCCGTGCTGATGCTCAATCAGGCGAAAAACGAAATCGGCATGCCGAGTACCATAAGCGGCAACTTCCAGGGCGCCGCGCAGGCGTTCCAGAGCTCGCTGGCCAGCCAGCCGTGGCTGATCCTGGCGGCGCTGGTGGCGGTGTACATCATTCTGGGGGTGCTCTATGAAAGCTTTGTACACCCGTTGACGATCATTTCGACCCTGCCATCAGCCGGGCTCGGTGCGCTGCTGATGCTGTGGATATGCGGGCAGGACTTTTCAATCATGGCGTTGATCGGGCTGGTGCTGCTGATCGGTATCGTCAAGAAAAACGGCATTCTGATGATCGACTTTGCCCTGGATGCCCAGCGCAATCGCGGCCTGAGCCCGGAAGATGCCATCTATGAAGCCTGTATCACCCGGTTCCGGCCGATCATCATGACCACCATCGCCGCCCTCCTCGGCGCCTTGCCGCTGATGCTCGGCTATGGCACCGGCGCAGAACTGCGCCAGCCCCTGGGGATTGCCGTGGCTGGCGGGCTGCTGGTGAGCCAGGCCCTGACCCTGTTTACCACGCCGGTCATATACTTGTGGCTTGAGCGACTGTTCCATCGTTCCAAACCGATCACTGAGGCAGGTTATGCGCGTTCTGATCGTTGA
- a CDS encoding heavy metal response regulator transcription factor, translating into MRVLIVEDEEKTADYLHRGLTEQGYTVDVARDGIEGLHLAMESDYAVIVLDVMLPGLDGFGVLRALRGRKQTPVIMLTARERVEDRIRGLREGADDYLGKPFSFLELVARLQALTRRSGGGHEPVQVTVDDLWIDLISRKASRAGTRLDLTAKEFSLLSVLARRQGEILSKTAIAEMVWDINFDSDANVVEVAIKRLRAKLDGPFEHKLLHTIRGMGYVLERRGD; encoded by the coding sequence ATGCGCGTTCTGATCGTTGAAGATGAAGAGAAAACCGCCGACTACCTGCACCGCGGGCTGACCGAGCAAGGTTATACGGTGGATGTTGCCCGCGACGGCATCGAAGGCCTGCACCTGGCGATGGAGAGCGATTACGCGGTGATCGTGCTCGATGTCATGCTGCCCGGCCTCGATGGCTTCGGGGTACTGAGGGCCCTGCGCGGGCGCAAGCAAACCCCGGTGATCATGCTGACGGCACGGGAGCGGGTCGAAGACCGGATTCGCGGATTGCGTGAAGGCGCCGACGACTATCTGGGCAAACCGTTTTCATTTCTGGAACTGGTGGCCCGCCTGCAAGCCCTGACCCGTCGCAGCGGTGGTGGTCACGAACCGGTGCAGGTCACTGTCGACGACCTGTGGATAGATCTGATCAGCCGCAAGGCCAGTCGCGCCGGAACCCGCCTGGACCTGACCGCCAAGGAGTTTTCGTTGCTTAGCGTACTGGCGCGGCGCCAGGGTGAAATCCTGTCCAAGACGGCCATTGCCGAGATGGTCTGGGACATCAATTTCGACAGCGATGCCAACGTGGTCGAAGTGGCGATCAAGCGCTTGCGCGCCAAGCTCGACGGACCGTTCGAGCACAAGTTGCTGCACACCATCCGTGGCATGGGTTATGTGCTGGAGCGGCGCGGTGATTAA
- a CDS encoding chemotaxis protein: protein MSSNNARADSLSLLLFTLRSGKLLAINLLKVSEIIPCPPLTKMPESHPNVKGIAVLRGTALSVIDLSRAIGEQPLLDPDGGCLIVTDVSRSKQGLHVQAVSKIVHCLSTDIRPPPYGSGKRSYITGVTQVDGVLVQVLDIEKVIHGIAPAKVEGADQDLSKEDSRLLANARILVVDDSQVALQQSVITLRNLGLHCHTARSAKEAIERLLELQGTPDQINVLVSDIEMSEMDGYAFTRTVRDTPDFAHLYVLLHTSLNSSMNSEKARLAGANAVLTKFSSPELTQCLILAARTVAEQGY, encoded by the coding sequence ATGTCATCGAACAATGCCCGCGCAGACTCACTTTCCCTTCTGCTCTTCACTCTGCGCAGCGGCAAGTTGTTGGCGATCAACCTGCTCAAGGTCAGTGAAATCATTCCCTGCCCGCCGCTGACCAAAATGCCCGAGTCGCACCCCAACGTGAAAGGCATTGCGGTGTTGCGTGGCACGGCGTTGTCGGTGATTGATCTAAGCCGGGCCATCGGCGAGCAACCGCTGCTCGACCCGGATGGCGGCTGCCTGATCGTGACCGATGTCAGCCGCTCCAAGCAGGGCCTGCATGTGCAAGCCGTGAGCAAAATCGTGCATTGCCTGAGCACGGACATTCGTCCACCGCCCTACGGCTCCGGCAAACGTTCGTACATCACCGGTGTCACCCAGGTCGACGGCGTGCTGGTGCAGGTGCTGGATATCGAAAAGGTGATCCACGGCATCGCTCCGGCAAAAGTCGAAGGCGCCGACCAGGACCTCAGCAAGGAAGACTCCAGACTGCTGGCCAACGCCCGGATCCTGGTCGTCGATGACAGTCAGGTGGCCTTGCAACAATCGGTCATTACCCTGCGCAATCTTGGCCTGCATTGCCACACGGCGCGCAGCGCCAAGGAAGCCATCGAACGCCTGCTGGAATTGCAAGGCACACCGGACCAGATCAATGTGCTGGTGTCCGATATCGAGATGTCGGAAATGGACGGTTATGCCTTTACCCGCACCGTGCGCGACACCCCGGACTTTGCACACCTTTATGTGCTGCTGCACACCTCGCTCAACAGCTCGATGAACAGCGAAAAAGCCCGTCTGGCCGGGGCCAATGCGGTGCTGACCAAGTTCTCGTCACCCGAGTTGACACAGTGCCTGATCCTGGCGGCGCGCACCGTTGCCGAGCAAGGTTACTGA
- a CDS encoding heavy metal sensor histidine kinase, giving the protein MRLSAMFALVALLVFVLIGGALYQQVDKSIGRLPEAELDARYSVLESSINRYGTPEHWAKISAKLKLLSEEDKRIRFWAISADPSYEYGNPEATVREFAQGPVGVRDLRLPGQADPFKVLISEIAAKEQRPALRFLIAIDTHTFRQTQHHLLIALVSLAAVGVLLASLLGYWVARIGLKPLNDLSQEAQKLAPPRLSGRLHLAPLAPELDQLVSAFNATLDRVEQAYTRLESFNADVAHELRSPLTNLIGQTQVALTRGRSAEHYFEVLQSNLEELERLRSIINDMLFLASADQGSKANKLIHASLADEVATTLDYLEFILEDAQVEVKVSGDAQVNIEKAHLRRALINLLNNAVQHTEAGQSIDVQISHTADQVTISVSNPGEPIAPEHLPRLFERFYRVDAARYNSGANHGLGLAIVKAIAQMHGGEVFVRSGGGRNTFGIYLPI; this is encoded by the coding sequence ATGCGCTTGAGTGCGATGTTCGCCCTCGTCGCACTGCTGGTGTTTGTGTTGATTGGCGGAGCGCTTTACCAGCAGGTCGACAAAAGCATCGGGCGCCTGCCCGAAGCGGAACTGGATGCGCGATACAGCGTGCTGGAATCGTCCATCAATCGTTACGGCACGCCCGAACACTGGGCCAAGATCAGCGCCAAGCTCAAGCTGCTCAGCGAAGAGGACAAACGCATCCGGTTCTGGGCCATCAGCGCTGACCCGTCCTATGAATACGGCAACCCCGAGGCCACAGTGCGCGAATTCGCCCAAGGCCCGGTCGGCGTGCGGGACTTGCGGCTGCCTGGCCAGGCTGACCCGTTCAAGGTACTCATCAGCGAGATTGCAGCCAAGGAACAGCGCCCGGCACTGCGCTTTTTGATTGCCATCGATACGCACACCTTTCGCCAGACCCAGCACCACCTGCTGATCGCGCTGGTCAGCCTGGCGGCTGTTGGCGTGCTTCTGGCCTCGCTGCTCGGCTATTGGGTAGCGCGCATTGGTCTCAAACCGTTGAACGATTTATCCCAGGAAGCGCAAAAACTGGCTCCGCCGCGCTTGTCCGGGCGCTTGCACCTTGCGCCGCTGGCGCCGGAGCTGGACCAACTGGTGAGTGCCTTCAATGCGACCCTGGACCGGGTCGAGCAGGCCTACACCCGCCTGGAGTCATTCAATGCCGACGTGGCCCATGAACTGCGCTCCCCGCTGACCAACCTGATTGGCCAGACCCAGGTCGCACTGACGCGGGGACGTTCGGCCGAGCACTACTTCGAGGTGCTGCAATCCAACCTCGAGGAACTGGAGCGCCTGCGCAGCATCATCAATGACATGCTGTTTCTGGCCAGCGCCGACCAAGGGAGCAAAGCGAACAAACTGATCCACGCCTCCCTGGCAGACGAAGTGGCCACGACCCTGGATTACCTGGAGTTCATTCTTGAGGACGCGCAGGTTGAGGTGAAGGTCAGCGGCGATGCCCAGGTCAATATCGAAAAAGCCCACCTGCGTCGGGCGCTGATCAACTTACTGAACAATGCCGTGCAACATACCGAAGCTGGGCAATCGATTGACGTTCAGATCAGCCACACGGCGGATCAGGTGACCATCAGTGTCAGCAATCCTGGGGAGCCGATTGCGCCAGAGCATTTACCACGGCTGTTCGAGCGTTTTTATCGGGTGGATGCGGCCCGCTATAACAGTGGTGCCAACCACGGCCTGGGGCTGGCCATCGTCAAAGCCATTGCGCAAATGCACGGTGGCGAAGTGTTTGTACGCAGCGGTGGTGGACGCAATACGTTCGGGATTTATCTACCGATTTAA
- a CDS encoding GNAT family N-acetyltransferase: MSDYCLLLRKDLTRPLAAVHWPEDVSLVPLSDDLLQPVHALLSQGYSDGSGHIDSFGEWSHSLLHDAEFDPQLCLIALRSGVVVGVAQGWTSAYLKDLVVHARHQGQGIGQALLAKVFAVYAQRGEPWVDLKVMEGNTRARRLYERAGMIQVQRIEL; the protein is encoded by the coding sequence ATGAGCGATTACTGCCTGCTGTTGCGCAAAGACCTGACCCGCCCGCTGGCAGCCGTGCACTGGCCTGAAGATGTAAGCCTTGTGCCCCTGAGCGATGACCTGTTGCAACCGGTGCATGCCTTGCTTAGCCAGGGCTACAGCGACGGCAGTGGCCATATTGATTCGTTCGGGGAGTGGAGCCACAGCCTGCTGCACGACGCCGAATTCGACCCGCAGCTGTGCTTGATCGCACTGCGTTCAGGCGTTGTGGTGGGGGTTGCGCAAGGCTGGACCAGCGCTTATCTGAAGGATTTGGTGGTGCATGCCCGGCATCAAGGGCAAGGCATTGGCCAGGCGCTGCTGGCGAAGGTGTTTGCGGTGTACGCACAACGCGGTGAGCCCTGGGTTGACCTGAAGGTCATGGAGGGCAACACCAGGGCCCGCCGTTTGTACGAACGGGCCGGGATGATTCAGGTACAGCGCATCGAGCTATAA
- the norR gene encoding nitric oxide reductase transcriptional regulator NorR: MTAKLLLTTLLPLVADLSRDLPESERYRRLLQALRALLPCDAAALLRLDGEWLVPLAVDGLSLDTLGRRFKVSEHPRFEALLASPGPTRFPSNCELPDPYDGLVDGLAEHLEVHDCMGCPLFVDERPWGLLTLDALDPKRFEPIELDDLQAFASLAAATVNVAQRIERLALRVEDEQQKAELYRQANGSPNKELIGQSKIHKRLLEEIALVGGSDLTVLITGETGVGKELVAQAIHAASPRADKPLISLNCAALPDTLVESELFGHVRGAFTGATNDRRGKFELANGGTLFLDEVGELSLTVQAKLLRVLQSGQLQRLGSDQEHQVDVRLIAATNRDLAEEVRSGRLRADFYHRLSVYPIRVPALRERGRDVLLLSGFFLEQNRSRMGLGSLRLSPDAQAALVQYSWPGNVRELEHLIGRSALKALGSCSTRPRILTLTAADLDLPTTPPSAAVIEPQGAPQTIGDLRLATEDYQRQLISACLERHQHNWASAARELGLDRANLGRMAKRLGLKP, from the coding sequence ATGACTGCAAAACTGCTACTCACCACCTTGCTGCCGCTTGTGGCGGACTTGTCCCGCGATCTGCCCGAAAGCGAACGCTATCGACGCCTGCTACAAGCCTTGCGCGCCCTGCTTCCCTGCGATGCGGCGGCACTGCTGCGCCTGGACGGTGAATGGCTGGTGCCGCTGGCGGTCGACGGCTTGAGCCTGGATACCCTGGGGCGACGCTTTAAAGTCAGCGAGCACCCGCGTTTTGAAGCATTGCTCGCCAGCCCCGGCCCGACACGTTTCCCCAGTAATTGCGAACTGCCAGACCCCTATGACGGGCTGGTAGACGGGTTGGCGGAGCACCTGGAGGTTCACGACTGCATGGGTTGCCCGCTATTCGTGGACGAGCGTCCCTGGGGGCTGCTGACGCTTGATGCCCTGGACCCAAAACGCTTTGAGCCGATCGAGCTGGACGATCTGCAGGCCTTTGCCAGTCTGGCCGCAGCCACGGTCAACGTGGCTCAACGCATCGAGCGCCTGGCATTGCGGGTGGAAGATGAACAACAGAAAGCCGAACTCTATCGACAGGCCAACGGTTCGCCCAATAAAGAACTGATCGGCCAGAGCAAGATTCACAAACGCCTGCTTGAAGAAATCGCCCTGGTGGGCGGCAGTGACCTGACGGTGCTGATCACCGGCGAAACCGGTGTCGGCAAGGAGCTGGTGGCACAGGCCATTCACGCCGCCTCGCCACGGGCGGATAAACCGCTGATCAGCCTGAACTGCGCCGCCCTGCCCGACACCCTGGTTGAAAGCGAACTGTTCGGTCATGTGCGCGGCGCCTTCACCGGGGCAACCAATGACCGGCGCGGAAAATTCGAACTGGCCAACGGTGGCACCCTGTTTCTGGATGAAGTGGGCGAGCTGTCACTGACCGTGCAGGCCAAGTTGCTGCGGGTGCTGCAAAGCGGGCAGTTGCAGCGCCTGGGCTCGGATCAGGAGCATCAGGTCGACGTGCGGCTGATCGCGGCAACCAACCGAGACCTGGCCGAAGAAGTGCGCAGCGGGCGCCTGCGGGCGGACTTTTATCACCGCCTGAGTGTTTACCCGATCAGGGTGCCGGCATTGCGTGAGCGCGGGCGGGATGTGCTGTTGTTGAGCGGTTTTTTCCTTGAACAAAACCGTTCGCGCATGGGCCTTGGCAGCCTGCGCCTGAGCCCGGACGCGCAAGCTGCACTGGTGCAGTATTCCTGGCCTGGCAATGTGCGCGAACTGGAGCACTTGATTGGCCGCAGCGCCCTTAAAGCCCTGGGCAGTTGCAGCACGCGACCACGCATTTTGACCCTGACCGCCGCCGACCTGGACTTGCCAACGACCCCGCCAAGCGCTGCGGTGATTGAGCCTCAGGGCGCACCGCAGACCATTGGCGACTTGCGCCTGGCGACAGAGGACTACCAGCGCCAGCTGATCAGCGCCTGCCTTGAACGCCATCAACACAACTGGGCCAGTGCTGCGCGGGAGTTGGGCCTGGACCGGGCGAATCTGGGGCGCATGGCCAAACGACTGGGCCTCAAACCCTGA